The following proteins are encoded in a genomic region of Nicotiana sylvestris chromosome 4, ASM39365v2, whole genome shotgun sequence:
- the LOC104213192 gene encoding protein NPGR1, which yields MLCACSGEQFKFDEPPPQSPESLATRDFSASGLSSRTGTVDWDSKLEDAQVDEVESTLKEALSLNYEEARALLGRLEYQRGNFDAALHVFQGIDIRTLSSRMSKAIAERTRPLKPRSKCDIVPAGVMSLHSVSLLLEAILLKAKSLEELSRIKDAAKECKMILDVVDSALPNGIPEGISEDCKLLEMFHKALELLPKLWIQAGYVDEAVLAYRRALVKPWNLDSQRLACIQKDLAATLLFGGVEVEVPAQFQVSGSTSPKNNLEEAILLLFVLMSKMLNGQIEWDSEIMHHLTFALTISGHSESVADHIEQVLPGIYTRSERWYLLALCYSAAGQNDTALNLVKKISGCSEANQEPHIPSLLLGAKLCSQDLQQAHEGVNFARAALNSAKNQNEHFLVQAHKLLGICYGNAARVSISDFERNFCQREAFAALNSAFATCKEDPEILFSLGLENAIQRNLTPAFNNGMRYSEMVAGSTTRAWKLLALVVSAEQRFKDAEAIVDLAFDETGKIDQMEYLRLKAVLQIAQQQPKQAIETYRILLALIQAQQESMTDDEVTFQRRLEVEAWLDLSRLYTDLESWRDAEICINKAKAIQFYCPRSWHATGALFQAKARDKEALVAFSISLSIEPDYIPSIVSTAQVLMKMGDDTVPIARSFLMNALRLEPTNHDAWFSLGMLAKTEGSLQQAADFFQAAHELKLSAPVQSFV from the exons ATGTTGTGTGCTTGTTCAGGAGAGCAATTTAAATTTGATGAGCCACCCCCACAGTCTCCAGAGTCATTGGCCACTAGGGATTTCTCAGCCAGTGGCCTTTCTTCTAGAACTGGAACAGTAGATTGGGATTCAAAACTTGAAGATGCTCAAGTTGATGAAGTTGAATCAACTTTGAAAGAGGCACTTTCCTTGAATTATGAG GAAGCAAGAGCATTGCTGGGGAGGCTAGAATACCAAAGAGGGAATTTTGATGCTGCCCTTCATGTGTTTCAGGGAATAGATATTAGAACCCTATCCTCGAGAATGTCTAAGGCGATTGCTGAGAGAACGAGGCCCTTAAAACCGCGCTCCAAATGTGATATTGTGCCTGCTGGTGTGATGTCATTGCATTCAGTGAGTCTACTTCTTGAAGCAATTTTGCTCAAAGCTAAATCTTTAGAGGAGCTCAGCCGAATCAAAG ATGCTGCTAAGGAATGCAAGATGATATTGGATGTTGTCGATTCAGCATTGCCGAATGGAATACCAGAGGGGATTTCTGAAGACTGCAAGTTGCTGGAGATGTTTCATAAAGCGCTTGAGTTACTTCCAAAGTTATGGATACAAGCAGGGTATGTGGACGAAGCTGTGCTTGCATATCGAAGGGCTCTAGTCAAGCCATGGAATTTGGATTCCCAAAGATTGGCCTGTATACAAAAGGACTTAGCTGCCACTTTACTCTTTGGAGGGGTTGAAGTTGAGGTTCCTGCTCAATTTCAAGTGTCGGGTTCGACCTCCCCAAAAAATAACTTGGAGGAAGCAATTCTCTTATTGTTTGTACTCATGAGCAAAATGCTAAATGGTCAAATAGAATGGGATTCTGAAATTATGCACCATTTGACTTTCGCGCTGACAATTTCCGGCCACTCTGAGTCTGTTGCAGATCATATTGAGCAGGTTTTACCAGGAATCTATACCCGATCTGAGAGATGGTATCTTCTTGCGCTTTGTTACAGTGCTGCAGGTCAGAATGATACAGCGTTGAATCTTGTCAAGAAAATTTCTGGATGTTCAGAAGCCAACCAAGAACCTCATATTCCGTCTCTCTTGTTGGGAGCAAAGCTGTGTTCTCAGGATCTGCAGCAAGCCCATGAGGGGGTAAATTTTGCTCGTGCAGCACTTAACTCGGCGAAAAATCAGAACGAACATTTCCTAGTCCAGGCTCATAAACTTCTTGGGATCTGCTATGGAAATGCTGCAAGAGTTTCcatttcagattttgaaagaaaTTTCTGCCAAAGAGAAGCATTTGCTGCTTTAAACTCTGCTTTTGCAACTTGCAAGGAGGATCCAGAAATTTTGTTTAGTCTAGGATTGGAAAATGCCATCCAAAGAAATTTGACTCCAGCTTTTAATAATGGAATGCGGTACTCAGAAATGGTGGCTGGAAGCACGACGAGAGCTTGGAAATTGTTGGCTTTAGTTGTTTCTGCAGAACAAAGATTCAAAGATGCGGAAGCCATAGTTGATCTTGCTTTCGATGAGACTGGAAAGATTGACCAGATGGAATATCTCAGATTAAAAGCTGTCCTGCAAATAGCTCAACAACAGCCCAAGCAAGCCATAGAGACGTACAGGATTCTGTTGGCTTTGATTCAAGCACAACAGGAGTCCATGACAGATGATGAG GTAACATTTCAGAGAAGATTGGAAGTTGAAGCATGGCTTGATTTATCAAGGTTATACACAGATCTAGAGTCATGGCGTGATGCCGAAATATGTATAAACAAAGCCAAAGCAATTCAATTTTACTGCCCTCGGAGCTGGCATGCAACAG GTGCACTATTTCAAGCCAAAGCAAGAGATAAGGAAGCACTTGTTGCATTCTCAATTTCTCTATCAATAGAACCAGATTATATCCCTAGTATTGTTTCCACGGCTCAAGTGCTTATGAAGATGGGAGACGACACAGTCCCTATTGCTAGAAGCTTTTTGATGAATGCTCTGCGATTAGAACCCACAAATCATGATGCATGGTTTAGCCTTGGAATGCTTGCAAAAACGGAAGGCTCACTGCAGCAAGCGGCAGATTTTTTCCAAGCTGCACATGAGTTGAAGCTTTCTGCTCCAGTTCAAAGTTTTGTCTGA